ATAATGGACAAAAACACGACGTCAACGtagtaaaaagaaatgtttatctgGTCGGAAGGAAATAAATCTGCTGTgcagccagcagagggcagagATGTTTCCTCTCTGATGTAGCCGTTCAAATCTTTGCTGAGTAACTTTTATACCGAACACGTTGTTATTACGGTCACTGCAATGGTCCTTAGTctgtttcataataaaaataaactctgtGCCTTTTCCCTTTCAGCAATAAATGGCACATATTAGGCATCAAACAACAAACGTACaacaaatttgtttaagtaaaaCGTATGACTGACCtatgcagaaaaacaatgaatgacCTACGCAGAATAtctgtgcaaaaaagaaaaaaaagagttactTCATGCATCAGATGACTGGGTAAACACATAAAAAGGTTGTTGGAATGAAGCGAAACTTGCAAAAAGTAAGGGATAGAAACAAACGTTCACTCTTTTAGTAGATCTTCCTTCTCCTTCTTAATCTAAAATCCCTTTTTCTTGATCTGACAGGGAGTCTCTACTTGTATACATGCATCTTTGCTTTGTATATGAATTTgtttgaaatgcaaaaacaagaTGCTATCAGCAGGATTGTCATTCCACATTATTCCTGATTTATGGAGGTTGACGTTGAATTTTTGACAAAAGACCTGCTGGAGCAAAACTCTACGTTTTCCttagttgtatttatttaccaTAGTAATGGGCATCTGATATTCTGACTGCATAAGCATAATTTTCAATGTCATTATCCCAGAGTGTAGAAGAACATAACGCTACCAGATTATGAGGCTGCATTCATGGATGGCAGGTTTTAAGTCAAATGccatctgtgaaaagattgctTTTACCCTAGAAGAGGACAAGCAAGTTATTTATCTACATGCAAtgctttaattatttataattagtTATGCTTTCCATCCCTCAACTGTGACATCATATATCTAAATGCTGCTACACTAAGTAGTGAAACATGATAATATTTGTGTAAAGACTCTAACAGGTTGAGTCTGTGGATAAAATACAAGCCCTGTATTATACACAGATCTTTTAGAGCTGCACGAGACGGTAGACTTTGGTCTGGAATTAGCTGGTTGCTCCTGAGATTTGAGATTGGCACAACTTGACAGTGTGGCTGTAAGGATTTGTAATTTTCTGCCTCTGTGGGACACTTAGGACTATCTATATAAAGAACTCTGGTTTAAGATGAAACTGTAAAATGATCacaaaatttactgaaaataagGTTCTTTTAGTTTCTAGTCAAGAAATGATACTCGACCACCATGGTGGAAAGCTTTAAAGAGAAATCACCATCCTCGTTTTGCACTCTTTAAGATGAGGCTTTGCTCTTTGCTCTCTCAGAGGCGAGATTTCGACAATGCATGTAGACGAAGACGGGATGTATGAAGGCAAACACGCTGAGCAGCGTCAGGCCGACGTTCACCTGCACACACATGAAGAGGGGAGGCCATGAGAGGAGGGTTCACAGCTGAATTAGCATACAGCTgatacagataaaaactgtgCTCACGTATAAAGGATCTCCACCCAGAGGTCCTTTCACCAGAGCAAAGCAGGGATACTGCAGCAGAGAAAACACTGCAGACAGAGCCATGACCAGACCGTACAGCTTCCCAAAGTGGCAAGATGGAAACCTACAAAGATGCAACAAATTAGCCGTAAACATACATGATCAATTAAACTCAACAAAACCAGCACCAAATAAAGATCCTTCAAGGAGGAATCTAACTGGGCTCTGAGGCCAAAAGCTTTATCAGCAGGAGGGATTCCTGTAAACTAACGCGTTAATGCAATCAGCTGGACTTCCTTAGATAAACTTTAAACAATCTGGATTAGATCATCAACTGACTACAAGTGCCTTTCAGATTGAACTGTGCTGTTTGTTACTTAATCTAAACATGATAACATGGTTAGGACAGAATCAGTTTCAGGTAAGAACTGAAACTGTCTTGTAAAATGCTTTgagattacatttgttttgaatttctgccgtttaaataaactgaacaaaaattgGACTTGGATACCAATAAACAGCTCGGCTGTCAGAATAAAGataacatttaaactttaaggtattgaacatatttttcacTAAATCCTCATTGCtgtagtaaaaatgtttttataggtttgatgtaatgtttcaattatATGtggaaaatcataatttttacCAGattaaaggcttgaaaacatgaGCCTTTTAATGCccatataatgtgtttcatttatgagcaactgaagtaaataaacttttaaatgtcattctaatttattgaatatgaatgTAGAGGTACactaaatatacacattttacaTAGTCTATTATTCTCTTGGCattaaaaacaggattaaataaacacaaaatatttcagtttcttaATGTCACTGAATACACAAAGCCAATCACAAACTACAAAATGTTTGTAGTTTCACTGTCAAACCATATTTATGCAAAAGGACTTAAAATTAAGTCTAGCACCATGACAATTTCTGCAAATGCATCCATACTCACGCCACGCTGATGAAGGCTGCGTTGCCGCCGTAGAGGAAGGAGCGGTTCAGCACCTGCAGGATGAAGGTGAGGTACTGAAGCGGGAGGTAAGGGGTGGAGGCACACAGAGAGAACAAGACGCACTGCAGCGCCGTCAGGAATAAAGAAAGCACGGACGCCCGCAGATCAGCTTCCTGCTCAGTCTCTCCTGTAAACATACAAATATAGATCCTCTTGTGAAGTTTAGCGACTCCATTTTGTTATTTCTGGCCTCCTGCTGTGCCAGCATAAATAGGCATACAGTGCAGTGAAGAGAGAAGTTTTAATGCAATATTAACAATCTCTTAGATTATGTGAATAGACTGCATTTTATATCCAATGACTAAGAGACTAGCAGAAATATTATgaccaaaaaaattacaagactttatttttaaaccacaaacaagtaactaatatttttatttgtctgcatacattttgttttagttgtttctcTTATCAGATGCAATCCTAAAATTTGTGtaaattaaatagttttaaaatcaaCTAAAATGACTTCATACATCATGAATAAACACCCAcgtaattttataaattattcagaAAACCTCAAGTTGTTGATTGGACAAGCAAATAGTCCCCTTtactttttggaaaatgttgctgacatttttcattttcattagaTAAATTTGTTAAACTCCGTCTCACCTGCAGCTCGCGGTTTGCCTTTATGTCGGTCCATGATGAGGCCGTTCCAGGGAGCACACAGCACTCCACACAGCTGGGTGATGGCAAAGGCGTTGGTGTACTGGCTCACTGCCGGATACATGAGTAGAAACAACATGGTTAAATGTACATGTTTAACGCACCAGCCGTCTGATGTAGCAAGTacctaaaatgttttggaaaaagtaGCATAAATTTTGGCAGTGATGTAAATGTTGGACTTTGTTGACTTTTATTCTTCTATTTCAATGTTATTAGCAAACCACTGTGACTTGGTTTTCCGTGAtgctaaaaaggttggggaccgctgctCTAGGAGATAATCCTGGTATTTAGTAGAGACTCTTTGGCATCCTAAAGTATTTCTGATCTTGTACATTTTGATAACGGCATACCTGTTCACTGAGGTGTTCTCAAATATCAGCACTACTAAAAGCACTACTTAGTGCTAAGTAGtgtgtgaaggaaaaatttagtaacaatgtttaaataaatttgaatgtgcactttatgatgtttctattaaaggttcgcactcagttgcagctcaacaggaCATAGTGCTCTTCTGACCCTCCTCAAAGAAGTGAAGAACAGGGTGTTCAGCGGTTAGAGATGTGAGACATGGCTAAGGTGATAAGCCTAGTTTGTAGAAGTTCAGTTACTAGTATCTGTTtagccatcagcagagaggcCTTTTTGGAGAAACGCCTaaagttgagctgtgaatgtgtatgcaacCCTGCTCGACTGAAACTTACAGATAAGTAACGTATAGATTTTTACCTGACACTTGAGCCAGGGGGTGTGACTAAGTAATGTGTGATGTATTCTATGTAAATGAGGGGacgttcagccccaagtcagaactcatccgattctcactgagctgtgagctttgtatgttttctccatttgcaaatgttaattaaagctgtgtttgttctcttttgtaGCTGAAGGTTGGTCTCGAgttttgtgcaacttaacaaGTGCTTTTATGCACTACGTAGAGTAGTAAAAATCAGactacagttatttttttataatttcctACGTCCTTCAGTTTCTGTTGGATTCAAATCTATTATCTCCTTCAAGGAACCTGCTGCACAGGTTTTCAATTTTATGTGTTAAAGTCCAGAAAATGTATGTTGTCCGCAGAAGTGCATCTTTAAAGCAAATGATTGATGCACAGTTTCCTTAGGAAGACCCATtacaaacaaaagaagacaaTATAAATCTATATTTGGATCTGAAAATGCATTTACATGCATCTCAGACCTATAGGCAGTAATACAGTGTGAACTAAAGCTGAGGaaatttgaaaaacacaacTTCTGTATGTATCACAGTCCAATCTGACAGTGAGATGTTTACCCAGTGAGGGCTGTCCTCCAGTCAGCCGCTGCAGCATGGGGTTGAGCGTGCCGATGAACAGGTAGTGCCTGAGCTGCATCACCGACAGCCAGAGCAGGTGCCACAAAAAGAACCTGGACAGCAAACACTCTCGGAAAGTCTTCTCTGAAAGGGCAAAAAGAGACACAAAGTTATTAAATgcagtaaaacaacaaaaagaaataaatctacGCCAGATAAAAGAGATATGTAAATAAtagtctttgtgttttttgttaaatactgGACCTTGTTTGCCAGGAGCATTGTTTGTGAGAGGCGTTTCTTCAGCTGCTGGAAGCGCCTCACCATTTGCTGCCACCTCTGCGCTCGCAGTCACCGATTTACCACAAGAGGCTCTGCAGTGGATGTGGGAGTGATTAGAGAAAAAGACTCAAGTTTTCATGAATTCTTTGAAATAACTGACTCAGAGAAATAGATATTGTCTGACATTACATGATCAACATTCTAtctcaaacatatttttcttattctaAAAAACTTTGTGGCTTTTAAACTATTAACTAAATTGCTCTGATTACATTAAACCAGATTTCCACCATACGCAGCATGATCTGGGGTTTTACTTCTTAAAGTAAGCAACCTGAAATGTCATATATTAGATGAAGCAAATTTCCTGCTGAAGTTTATTATATTGTAGTTATTATAGAGTCTAGAAGTGGGAACATGGTTATCAGCGTCTTTGTTTTTcaccagcagcagattattttgtCTACATTTCATCGACTCAGTGACATGTGTCAGCTGTATTATTTTagtctgtttctttctttgttgggCTACCATCATTTGAGCAATAACTGGTATCATTTAAAACAGGTTTTTTCTGCTGAATTTGCACCTTTCATCCATGTGCTCTTTGAAGAGAGAGACTGAGATTCTAACACTTGAAActaaagacttttaaaaattcCTATTTTTGGATCTGTCTGTTTCTGATAAGTAGAAAAAAGAAGTGCACCtcaaatcaaaaaacaaactagtttAGGATTAATTATCAAAtgacaaatatataaaaacaaatgatttttttattcttagcTGTTTTAGAAGATGCAGTGCCATGTCACAAGAAATGTggtattttgtcacattataagcAGAAATAtcaagatataaaaaaaaatatgatacaCTAACACAAGATGCAGTAAAAATATGAActtgaagaaaaatgttggattgtttttgacattttttacagataaaatgtaattacacCCCTTCACTctgatacctctaaataaaacttTGCAGTGCAGTGGTTTTCAATCCTGTTCCCAAAGAATCTTGAATGT
This Xiphophorus hellerii strain 12219 chromosome 23, Xiphophorus_hellerii-4.1, whole genome shotgun sequence DNA region includes the following protein-coding sequences:
- the LOC116714124 gene encoding solute carrier family 43 member 3-like isoform X3 — encoded protein: MNNFLTLPNGFLFDRFGTTVTRLYGIFLYTMGTLMVAFSSSALAYLLFPALSFLAVGGILLLMTNMQVGNLFGSRRSTIITLYNGAFDSSSALFLIVKLLHESGVSLRAAFLFLSGCSVIHILRTFFLLPRNLIPYPLPDRYTYGASCGKSVTASAEVAANGEALPAAEETPLTNNAPGKQEKTFRECLLSRFFLWHLLWLSVMQLRHYLFIGTLNPMLQRLTGGQPSLVSQYTNAFAITQLCGVLCAPWNGLIMDRHKGKPRAAGETEQEADLRASVLSLFLTALQCVLFSLCASTPYLPLQYLTFILQVLNRSFLYGGNAAFISVAFPSCHFGKLYGLVMALSAVFSLLQYPCFALVKGPLGGDPLYVNVGLTLLSVFAFIHPVFVYMHCRNLASERAKSKASS
- the LOC116714124 gene encoding solute carrier family 43 member 3-like isoform X2, whose amino-acid sequence is MPEPQSKFSVRRCLTFATGLLECLCFAGAVFGWAALVFVLKEDRYFSSLCVNGTGVNGTRTLDCSAQDEQFSLIFTIASFMNNFLTLPNGFLFDRFGTTVTRLYGIFLYTMGTLMVAFSSSALAYLLFPALSFLAVGGILLLMTNMQVGNLFGSRRSTIITLYNGAFDSSSALFLIVKLLHESGVSLRAAFLFLSGCSVIHILRTFFLLPRNLIPYPLPDRYTYGASCGKSVTASAEVAANGEALPAAEETPLTNNAPGKQEKTFRECLLSRFFLWHLLWLSVMQLRHYLFIGTLNPMLQRLTGGQPSLVSQYTNAFAITQLCGVLCAPWNGLIMDRHKGKPRAAGETEQEADLRASVLSLFLTALQCVLFSLCASTPYLPLQYLTFILQVLNRSFLYGGNAAFISVAFPSCHFGKLYGLVMALSAVFSLLQYPCFALVKGPLGGDPLYVNVGLTLLSVFAFIHPVFVYMHCRNLASERAKSKASS
- the LOC116714124 gene encoding solute carrier family 43 member 3-like isoform X1, with product MPEPQSKFSVRRCLTFATGLLECLCFAGAVFGWAALVFVLKEDRYFSSLCVNGTGVNGTRTLDCSAQDEQFSLIFTIASFMNNFLTLPNGFLFDRFGTTVTRLYGIFLYTMGTLMVAFSSSALAYLLFPALSFLAVGGILLLMTNMQVGNLFGSRRSTIITLYNGAFDSSSALFLIVKLLHESGVSLRAAFLFLSGCSVIHILRTFFLLPRNLIPYPLPDRYTYGASCGKSVTASAEVAANGEALPAAEETPLTNNAPGKQGPVFNKKHKDYYLHISFIWRRFISFCCFTAFNNFVSLFALSEKTFRECLLSRFFLWHLLWLSVMQLRHYLFIGTLNPMLQRLTGGQPSLVSQYTNAFAITQLCGVLCAPWNGLIMDRHKGKPRAAGETEQEADLRASVLSLFLTALQCVLFSLCASTPYLPLQYLTFILQVLNRSFLYGGNAAFISVAFPSCHFGKLYGLVMALSAVFSLLQYPCFALVKGPLGGDPLYVNVGLTLLSVFAFIHPVFVYMHCRNLASERAKSKASS